In Clupea harengus unplaced genomic scaffold, Ch_v2.0.2, whole genome shotgun sequence, the genomic window GGGCTGTCGTTATGATATCACAACATATTAGATGCATGAAGTGAAAGGTGAGAGCATTAGTTTATTCACAATCAGTGATGTTGTCTTTTCAACTGACTTTATTTGAAATTGACAGGATGGCATCTCAGTGTTACGTAAATGTATCTAAATGGTGAAGAATTCAACTTCCCACACGCAATGCAGTAGTAACGTTAGGCTAAGAAGAGTTGTTTTCCTGTCAACTTTATTGAACTTGTTTAGAATTCGGGTAGCCAAAACCATAATGGCATAtttggttgtgtttttttacGGGGACAATTGAAAGTTGAATGAACAATTGAGTTAGTTTCCTCGCCTCGTTCACAGAGCTGATGTAAATCAACTATTTGCAACAACTTAACATGCATGCCAATTTAACTGACGTTAAACCAATTAAGTTACATCAGTAAACGAACATCAGATCCAAATATGTAAACGCAGTATTTTTTTTGGAGACAAGCTTATAACAGGCTATCcacattgtttttcatttgccTGTACTTCAGATGATTGTGATCCATAAACATTTAAATTATGTTTGCATTCAATTATGTTACGCATTATTTCCCGTCCCAGCTTGAGGTTGCCTTTGACCATGGACCCAGTGGTGCTGAGCTACCAGGACAGTCTTCTCAGACGCTCTGATGTGGCCTTGCTGGAGGGTCCGCATTGGCTCAATGATCAGGTGATTGGGTTTGTCTTTGAGTACTTTGCCACGGAGCGCTTCAAAGATCTCAGCAGGTCTGTGTGCTTCATCAGCCCTGAGGTTACGCAATTCATCAAATGTGGATCTTGCCAAGAGGAGCTGGCCCTTTTCCTGGAGCCACTGCAGCTCGCAACACGTCGCTGGGTGTTCCTGGCTGTCAACGACAACTCCAATCAGACAGCTGGCGGGTCACACTGGAGCCTTCTACTGTATCACCGTGACAATGGCCTCTTCTCCCACTATGACTCACAGAGTGGGGGCAACTCACTTCATGCACGCCGAATTGCCTCCAAACTGGAAGTTTTTCTGGGGGCCAAAGGCAAAAAAGTGTCCTTTACAGAGGAGGCTTCTCCTAGACAGCAGAATAGCTATGACTGTGGTATGTATGTAATTTGCAACACAGAGGCTCTCTGTGATAGTGCAGAGTATGGAgggaacccacgcctccagagccacaccatcacaccagaCTACATTACCAGGAAGAGGGCAGAGTGGTGTGGACTGATCCAGAGACTTGCCAAAAATTGATGTGCCCGCACTGGAGTTAGGTGATTGCCCAGCTCTAGTTCCTCTCTTAAACTGCTTTGTGTTGCAAGGTCACTTTTGGTCAGCCCAGAAACAGCCTTCGGGAGGTGCCCTCCTAAGGAAAGGGGGAGCCCGACCTGTAGGAGTAATTTGAAGCTGGGCCTGCATTAACCCTGATCTCACTAGTCTTAACAGTCAGCATGCGCTTTCATCATCTGGAGTTTTAGGGACTCCTATGGGTGGTATCAACTGCCAAATCAAATGAGCAGATCTAGTAATAGAATTACAAACAGCTAGCCAAGAGTAcaatttcattttcagtgtgaGTGCATTTTGAGATATTTACTTTCATCATCAAAgggatttaaataaaaaaatccaaaCCGCATGAATTATATGAATGAAGCCTGATATATAGTTATTGGGTTCATATGGACATGTTTGTTGACCCAGACTAAATCGCATCTTTGACTGATTAGATATCAAAGGCCTCCCTGAGACAGTGAATGTATCGTGGAAGATGCAAAGGGTTTAAAGTAATTATGCAGTGACTCTCCATTTATGGTTCTCCTGTCTTTACCGAATGTGATGCTTGTTTACAACTTTGTTTTACCCTCAGGGTTGTGTAAAATGGATTGAAAAAGAATGTGTTATATATccaaaaaataaacatgcacTGAAATGATaactgttgttattattgtttgttCTGGTTGAATATGAATTTAATTGTGAGTATATTCACTGAATGCTTGATGTGGAAAATAAAGACCAGAGGGATTTTTTTGTTATGTCTGCACAGAATGATGGAAACTacacctcatagaaattatTAGAAACCTTCTATAACTTTCTATAAGCTAAGGGATCTCTTCGCACAATTatccctctttgtctttgtgcaCTCATAGTGGCCTAGGTCAGTAGTACTCTGTACTTTATGATCTTACTCAAGTAAGAGAGGGTCCTGAGGAAAGGGCTTTTTTCTCCTCACATTTTTTTGTCATAGGTGACCTGCATTCACTACATGACTGCCACTGATGTTGCTTCGCAAGAAAGGACCTGATATGGAACTGGCTCTTGACCTGTTGTTAATGCCTCAGATCTAAAATTATGTAGACATTAGTTTCCCAGTCAAGACCCATGTCCAGATATGCCATGTCATAATTTAGCTATTAGGTCTGCAACGGCACCACCATTTATTAACACTCTTTTAGATTACATTTCTACAGAGGTCATATACTGTAAATGCTTTTAAAGCAAAGTGTGAAATACACATGCACGAGCACAACTCTGGATATGCGCATGGAGAGGGTTAAATAGTGACAATGATTAAGGTATACTATTTATTCCATGGCATGCTTTGGCAGCTTTAGCcctggctgcagcagcagcagtgctaGTGAAGACCTAGTCTTCAGGGCACTCAAGTTTCTCTCCATTATGCGGGGGAGTTCAttttacaatatatatatttccagcCACTGTAGTTGTTAATGTGTGACGCCATTTACCACAATCCCATTAACTGCGTTGCTTTGTTTGTAGTGTGCCGTCTTTTCActgtcctttctttccctcttctcgCTACTGAGCGAAGGCACTGGCATCAACACCTTCTTTAGTGTTGTCCACAGGTTTAATAATGTTGGAAGCTGTGAaactacaaataaaaacataaattatttgtaaataataaattaaactCAAATTACTGGAATGTACTCATTCATAGTCCTTTACATGAATAAGTTGGTCACTGCAGTACTAAATAACATTAAAACTACCCTAACACTAGCAGTTAACTAGCCATTACAGAGCACACCTTCGGTTTCTCCTGATCTTATTAAGTGACCACTATGATGACTAAATGGCATAAATGTAAAAGATCTTAAGATAAGTATCACACTAAGAATATACATAGTCTACAGATGATGCCATGAAAGATGAAAGTAGATTTAAATGAATTGTGGGGAAGTTCATCGATATATCATacacatcaatatcaatacacATACCAGTTTTTTGTATTACTTCCTGTGTCATCACACCTGGAACTGTATAAAGTGTATTACAACTGTATACCAGAAAAGTATTAAATGTTAAGACTAACAGCTCAAATTGGTTACAAACCGCTATTTAGGAGGTAGAAGGAAAACAATCTCTGACAAAGGTCTCAGAAACAGTTGAGTCCCATCTTACCTAGACACCTTGATCTCTTCCATGCACACATTATCGTCTTTGCTGGAGAAGACCTGGATGACTATTCCCAGGGGCCATTCATTCCTCTTCAGCTGCTGATCTTTGAGAAGCACAATGCTTCCAGACTCCACATCAGGCTGAATGGTCTGCCACTTCCCTCTTGGCTGCAGGGATGAGAGATGATGCGTCTTCCATCTGCTCTAGAATGTTTGGGCCAGATGCTGCACTTGGCGCCATTGTTGTTTGAAGACATCTTTGATTCCAGAGTTGTCAGGAGGAGCTGAAGGGACACTTACTTTCTGAGTCAGAAgagtggcaggagcagggatggattaacgaacgggcctaccgggcccaggggcccatgagctcagggggcccctaggccagagcctctgcgtgaagtcgctgttatgtatctcttatttgtggttgaaaaaggtgtattttattcatttgctaatggctttaattcagtgtacctgtgctgtgttagaaaaagctagattacTGTGACAGTGATCATGCATGACTTTTTTAGGACTGCTAAGGATGccctatgctatatattccctcaaaatggcaaacctgtctttgtcatggttttcatcatttttagggggaaaacgtcagtagcaatctataacaaaaagatatgcttatcgtacatacactatagaaactattaaaaaactgattcaattaaatgaataatttcttattttctttgttatttttgtcatgtacagatatagaatgatgattgctgggtaatatgtagcctatcttgtccaatgtcaagtctctatttgatcatgtgatgagacgatacgatatagctagtttaggcgcagaatctgacagtcaagacctacaagcaggcacagtaggttaCACCTGctaaacgacgcctttcaaacataaaagtggtgatgcatgatctgatttttcaatggacaggatagccagcccattcagcctctcctgccccatgctgcccctcaggtaggtcttaatcagtttcaatttggaaaagaatcactcggctgttgccctgtcacatgtaatgtcagaaacaatagcggggcagtgcacacctcaccgaaggtggatgttacggagtaaactttgacatctttgctttcccaatacaatagccaaagtatttaattcgaccgtaaaatccaacacattgtgtgtgcgtgcgtgttttgcaggcgtacaattttttttttcgcggAGGGGGGGGCTTCAGCTACTTGGTCTCGTCGGCCAATCCTCGCCTTTCAAATCCATTCTCAGTATCCAATCCAGCCGCGGAACGAGAA contains:
- the senp8 gene encoding sentrin-specific protease 8, yielding MDPVVLSYQDSLLRRSDVALLEGPHWLNDQVIGFVFEYFATERFKDLSRSVCFISPEVTQFIKCGSCQEELALFLEPLQLATRRWVFLAVNDNSNQTAGGSHWSLLLYHRDNGLFSHYDSQSGGNSLHARRIASKLEVFLGAKGKKVSFTEEASPRQQNSYDCGMYVICNTEALCDSAEYGGNPRLQSHTITPDYITRKRAEWCGLIQRLAKN